A window of Blastocatellia bacterium contains these coding sequences:
- a CDS encoding diphthine--ammonia ligase, protein MKEKVLVSWSGGKDSAMALWEVQKAGTYEILTLLTTVTEAYDRVSMHGVRRTLLAAQARALGLPLQEVFLSPEASNAEYEARMEEVLLAYQELGVRTVLFGDIFLEEIRQYRERNLARIGMRGLFPLWKRDTRELVRAFLAAGFRAIIVCVDLKVLDASFAGRMVDEQFLNDLPASVDPCGENGEFHSFVFDGPIFQRPVPFTKGEIVTRGEFCFCDLLPSPSSM, encoded by the coding sequence ATGAAGGAGAAGGTGCTCGTCTCCTGGAGCGGAGGCAAGGATAGCGCGATGGCTCTGTGGGAGGTTCAAAAAGCAGGGACGTATGAGATCTTGACCCTGCTCACGACAGTGACCGAAGCCTATGATCGCGTGAGCATGCACGGGGTTCGTCGGACGCTCCTGGCTGCGCAAGCGCGCGCTCTCGGCCTGCCGTTGCAAGAGGTCTTTCTCTCTCCGGAAGCGAGCAATGCCGAATATGAGGCTCGGATGGAAGAGGTGCTTCTGGCGTATCAGGAGCTGGGCGTGCGCACCGTCCTCTTCGGCGATATTTTCCTCGAGGAGATACGGCAGTATCGCGAGCGGAATCTCGCGCGGATCGGAATGCGGGGGCTCTTCCCTCTCTGGAAGCGCGACACGCGCGAGCTTGTCCGCGCTTTTTTAGCCGCCGGATTTCGAGCCATCATCGTCTGCGTGGATTTGAAGGTCTTGGATGCATCGTTCGCCGGACGCATGGTAGACGAGCAGTTTTTGAACGACCTCCCTGCGTCCGTTGATCCCTGCGGGGAGAACGGCGAGTTTCATTCCTTCGTCTTCGACGGGCCGATCTTTCAAAGGCCCGTGCCTTTCACCAAAGGCGAGATCGTCACGCGCGGAGAGTTCTGCTTTTGCGATCTCCTTCCAAGCCCTTCCTCAATGTGA